tgttagttaataataattagggctgcaactaacgattattttcactcatCAGACTATCTACTGAGAGAAGCAGTgaatttctctccaaaaaccacGAAGCATCGACAAGAATTGACCGTAAATCAGCATTATGGTATCATCAAGAACTTCCCAGCCAGAAGCCATCATGCCCGAGTTCAACGTCTGTCGCGTTGTTTCCAAGCTGCTCAACTCCTTCTTTAAGGGGATGACGGCGGATCAGTGGGGATTTTTGAAATCCGGCAGCCCCGACGACGCCACCATGACCATGATGGGAGAGTTGCTGTTGGACATCACAGCGGCCTTGACAAAAGCTTTCCTGAAATCTCTCGGGAGCAGGACCCTGGCGTCTGAGGACGACGTCCAAATCAATCTGGGCGACACAATCTCTCAGGGTTTTGCCGAAGCTCTGGGCGTCGACGTCTCGGTTCAGTGTCCGAGCTCCAAAAGCTTGACGACATTGATCTCTGCAGAGGTTTCGGAGAGCGTCCGAAGTGCCCTCTCCAGCCCCGAGGGCATAGTTCAGCGCCTCACTCCTCCCAGCAGACTCAACAGCATGATTCTGCATGCCTGCAAAATGTGCCAGGCGTTCATCGGCAAGATGAAGTCGGTGTTCTCGCCTCGACCGCGCAAGCAGAGGACCATCTCCGAACAATCAGATGTGGAACCGGAACCCTCAGACATCGAAGACCGCCATGCGGCGACGCCTTCGTCGGACGTCGTGATTGAGATGAAAGACATCATGAATGTCACAATCATCATCAAGAAGCAGTTGAACGACATCACCGAACCTCTCTTGGTTGACGTGCCGGACTCCGAGTACACGCTGCTGCAGTCTCAAAACTCTCGGGAGATTGAAGACGTCGCGGAAGAAATCGCTCGGAGTATCGCCGAAGATGCTGCAAGACCGACTCCGTCAGCACAGAAGAGCAAACGCtccaagaaaagcatcaaaagCAAAATTAAGAAGCTTTTGGCTAAGTGCTTTGCCAAAACGTGCATCCATCGCATCGTGGCACAGATGAGGAAAAGATTCAACCGGAGCTCCAAAGTTCACAGCCGGGAGTTGGCAAAGTGTCTCACAAAGAAGATTAACGATCTGATGAAACAACCAGAAAACCGCGATCTTCTGGGACTCGGCACTCCACTCATAAACATTCCCCCCGGTCGAGTCTTGGAGTTCACAAAGGTCCTAAGTGATatcctctacacacacatcctACACGGGCCAGAGATCATCCCCGAGCCGGTGATACGTGCCAACATGCGCGCCGACTTGCAGCGGAAGGTGCTCGGTTTCCTGTgtctggccagatggtggcaaATCTTTCAGTCCGACGACCTCGTCGACAATATGAGACACGCCATACTGGGGACTAAGCCCAGGGCCAAGAAACCTTTGGCAATCGCTGCACCACCTGCCCCGGTATCCGTGATGAAGAGTCGTGATGACTCTGCACGGCGAGCGCGGAacgaacaaaagaaaaactgcGTCGAGGTGCTCTTGGAGAGGTTGGTCACGCGGATCTTCAAGAAGGCAAAAGTAACCTGGACCCTTTCAAACGTCCAGGACATCATCCAGCGCCTTTTTGAACAAACGTGGGCCGAAGTCGAGGGTCTCGATTTCGATTCCAGCTCGGAAACATGGGAAAACCTCGAAAAGGCAATTTACCGGGACCTGATTAAGACGTGGGGCAATGCGATGTGGGTGCTGGTGTCCTTGAAAGGGGGTAAACCGGCACTTGGAGAGCGTATCGCCTCCACCGTCAAAGATCACCTGATGGCACCACCGAGACAGAGGTCCTGCATGTGCAGGTTCTTCTCTTCTATGCTTGCCGCCGTGACGAGGCGTTAAGGTGGTTTATGGGGTTTTCTCCGGGGGCTCCGGTTTAtcccacatatatatattttatatatatatataaaaaatgtcttcaatgtgtcattcatcttgaaggaaaaattgactttttccttCTGAATGAATGCGAGGGCTTGAGCTCTCAGCGCCACCTCAGTAGTCAGTGTTGTCTACTGTTGTGTTATGCACGGGTTCGATCTGGGTGATCCAGTTCTCCCACAATCAGTCCATAATAATGAACAtctaattaaatacaataaataataatataaataaataatatgaattaatttctgctcatttctctcatcatttgctgtaaatattcaactcagactgaagttctgctgattcagtgaatttttataaAGTGCAAAAATGAAGTACAAAGTCTCTTCCATCATATACACTAATCTTAATTATTGCTAATTTTAATGAGTTTACCTGCCTGACTGTAAACATGTAGAgaattattgtaaaggagaatcaGGCTTCTTGTCTGTATTAGCTCACACAGTCTGGAAAtagctattaatatttaaaaccacgtCTATTCCTGACCGATCAGAACTGTTGTAATTAAAGATCATTAaaccttattt
This DNA window, taken from Sebastes umbrosus isolate fSebUmb1 chromosome 9, fSebUmb1.pri, whole genome shotgun sequence, encodes the following:
- the LOC119493946 gene encoding uncharacterized protein LOC119493946 is translated as MVSSRTSQPEAIMPEFNVCRVVSKLLNSFFKGMTADQWGFLKSGSPDDATMTMMGELLLDITAALTKAFLKSLGSRTLASEDDVQINLGDTISQGFAEALGVDVSVQCPSSKSLTTLISAEVSESVRSALSSPEGIVQRLTPPSRLNSMILHACKMCQAFIGKMKSVFSPRPRKQRTISEQSDVEPEPSDIEDRHAATPSSDVVIEMKDIMNVTIIIKKQLNDITEPLLVDVPDSEYTLLQSQNSREIEDVAEEIARSIAEDAARPTPSAQKSKRSKKSIKSKIKKLLAKCFAKTCIHRIVAQMRKRFNRSSKVHSRELAKCLTKKINDLMKQPENRDLLGLGTPLINIPPGRVLEFTKVLSDILYTHILHGPEIIPEPVIRANMRADLQRKVLGFLCLARWWQIFQSDDLVDNMRHAILGTKPRAKKPLAIAAPPAPVSVMKSRDDSARRARNEQKKNCVEVLLERLVTRIFKKAKVTWTLSNVQDIIQRLFEQTWAEVEGLDFDSSSETWENLEKAIYRDLIKTWGNAMWVLVSLKGGKPALGERIASTVKDHLMAPPRQRSCMCRFFSSMLAAVTRR